A part of Pantoea vagans genomic DNA contains:
- a CDS encoding aldo/keto reductase — MKLRTLGRTGQRVSEIGFGAWAIGGTWGEVSMEDAKAALNAALDAGITFIDTADVYGDGRSEKIIAEVLNQHGGERPFVATKLGRRLSPHVAEGYNAENLNAFIDRSRENLQTETLDLVQLHCPPTEVYYNPDVFAVMDEMVAAGKIRHYGVSVEKVEEGLKALEFPNVSSIQLIYNIFRQRPAELLLSEAKRRDVAIIARVPLASGLLTGKMNADSVFAADDHRTFNRNGEAFDKGETFSGVPYEVALEAVEEIRRFVTGDTTMAMFALRWILMNEDVSVVIPGAKNREQAEANARASDVDALSEETMAALKQIYQEKIAPHVHQRW; from the coding sequence ATGAAATTACGAACACTGGGCCGTACCGGTCAGCGCGTCTCTGAAATTGGCTTTGGCGCATGGGCCATTGGCGGAACCTGGGGAGAAGTGAGCATGGAGGATGCCAAAGCCGCGCTGAACGCCGCGCTGGATGCGGGCATCACCTTTATTGATACCGCCGATGTCTATGGCGATGGCCGCTCAGAAAAGATTATCGCAGAGGTGCTGAACCAGCACGGCGGGGAACGCCCGTTTGTCGCCACCAAGCTGGGGCGTCGGCTTTCACCGCACGTGGCTGAGGGCTACAACGCCGAAAATCTCAACGCCTTTATCGATCGCTCACGTGAAAATCTGCAGACCGAAACGCTGGATCTGGTACAGCTGCACTGCCCGCCGACCGAGGTCTACTACAACCCGGACGTCTTCGCGGTGATGGATGAGATGGTGGCCGCCGGAAAAATCCGTCACTACGGTGTTTCTGTTGAGAAAGTCGAGGAAGGGCTGAAGGCGCTGGAATTTCCCAACGTCTCGTCGATTCAGCTGATCTACAACATTTTCCGCCAGCGTCCGGCAGAACTGCTGCTGAGTGAGGCGAAACGCCGTGATGTGGCGATCATCGCCCGTGTGCCGCTGGCTTCAGGTCTGCTGACCGGTAAAATGAATGCCGACAGCGTGTTTGCCGCTGACGACCATCGCACCTTTAACCGCAATGGCGAAGCGTTCGATAAGGGCGAGACCTTCTCTGGCGTGCCGTATGAGGTGGCGCTGGAAGCAGTTGAGGAGATTCGCCGCTTCGTGACGGGTGATACCACCATGGCGATGTTTGCGCTGCGCTGGATCCTGATGAACGAAGATGTCAGCGTGGTAATCCCTGGCGCGAAAAACCGTGAACAGGCTGAAGCCAATGCCCGCGCCAGCGACGTCGATGCGCTCTCTGAGGAGACGATGGCGGCGCTGAAGCAGATCTATCAGGAGAAGATCGCGCCTCACGTCCATCAGCGCTGGTAA